One window of the Allosaccharopolyspora coralli genome contains the following:
- a CDS encoding amidohydrolase family protein: MAASVRDESTAAPLVDHHCHGLLRENPDPAMFERHLGEGDGPGLHGATPWNAMLGMGLRRWCPPVLDLPAHSEPAEYLHRRVELGADEVNRRFLRASGITRFLVDTGLLPDTITSPAELAALSGERADEVVRLEQVAEEVVRSGTSAERFAEQVEDALAQRLRGAVGVKSIAAYRIGLDFDPRPPSRAAVRAAADTWLHSGGRLAHPAIHRFLLWRAVEWGLPIQFHIGLGDTDLDLHRCDPLLLTEFLRATRSSGTPVVLLHNYPYHRHVGYLAHVFEHVFVDIGLAAHHVGSRAGAVLAETTELAPFGKLLFATDAFGLAELYLLGSTTFLRALDRFLDAGVAENDWTVGDAARIREDITGGTARRLYALD; encoded by the coding sequence ATGGCAGCGAGTGTCCGGGACGAGTCGACAGCCGCCCCGCTCGTGGACCACCACTGTCACGGCCTGCTTCGGGAGAACCCCGATCCGGCGATGTTCGAACGACATCTCGGCGAAGGGGACGGCCCCGGCCTGCACGGCGCCACGCCGTGGAACGCGATGCTCGGTATGGGGCTTCGGCGCTGGTGTCCGCCGGTACTGGACCTGCCGGCGCACAGTGAACCGGCCGAGTACCTGCACCGCCGGGTCGAGTTGGGTGCCGACGAGGTCAACCGACGGTTCCTGCGGGCGAGCGGCATCACCCGGTTCCTCGTCGACACGGGCCTGCTTCCCGACACCATCACCTCCCCTGCCGAGCTGGCCGCGCTCTCCGGCGAACGGGCCGACGAGGTGGTGCGCCTGGAGCAGGTCGCCGAGGAGGTCGTCCGCTCCGGGACCAGCGCCGAACGGTTCGCCGAGCAGGTCGAGGACGCGCTGGCGCAGCGACTGCGCGGCGCCGTCGGGGTGAAGTCGATCGCCGCGTACCGGATCGGCCTCGACTTCGACCCCAGACCGCCGAGTCGCGCCGCGGTCCGCGCCGCGGCGGACACGTGGCTGCACAGCGGCGGCAGGTTGGCTCACCCGGCGATCCACCGCTTCCTGCTGTGGCGTGCCGTCGAATGGGGGTTGCCGATCCAGTTCCACATCGGACTCGGCGACACCGACCTCGACCTGCACCGTTGCGACCCGCTCCTGCTCACCGAGTTCCTGCGCGCCACGCGAAGCTCAGGCACGCCGGTCGTGCTGCTGCACAACTACCCCTACCACCGGCACGTGGGGTATCTCGCGCACGTTTTCGAGCACGTGTTCGTCGACATCGGCCTCGCCGCCCACCATGTGGGCAGCCGCGCGGGCGCGGTACTGGCCGAGACGACGGAACTCGCCCCGTTCGGTAAGCTCCTGTTCGCCACCGACGCGTTCGGGCTGGCCGAGCTGTACCTGCTCGGCAGCACGACGTTCCTACGGGCGTTGGACAGGTTCCTCGACGCCGGCGTCGCGGAGAACGACTGGACTGTCGGCGACGCGGCACGGATCCGCGAGGACATCACCGGCGGCACCGCCCGGCGGCTCTACGCCCTGGACTGA
- a CDS encoding ABC transporter ATP-binding protein has product MTPNVSWQTMQSFASDSSVTRQKLAPGLGRRIVGYARPYVADIVPFLVLVAVAAVLGIVTPLLFKAIIDNGIVPRDMAVVGWLAGAVAAVAVLEAVFSLMQRWYSAKLGEGLIYDLRREVFAHVQRMPVAFFVRAQTGSLVSRLNTDVIGAQRALTSTLSSVVSNVLSLVLVLGAMFALSWQITLIALALLPLFLLPVRWVGSRLQRVTREQMRTDAEMSSLMTERFGVAGAMLTKLYGRADDERDGFSRRASRVRDLGVISAMYTRVFTVALTLLAALATAVVYGLGGVLVISDAFELGTLVALAALLSRLYGPLTALSNVHVDIMTALVSFDRVFEVLDLEPQVRDAPDAKDLPADTATVEFDSVSFQYPGSDEISLASLESVARSENTPPNPVLHDVSFTAGRGEMIALVGPSGAGKTTITHLAGRLYDATSGTVRIGGEDVRDVRLTSLYDHVGVVTQEPHLFHDSIRDNLRYARPEATDADLVEALRTAQLGHLLDELPDGLGTVVGDRGYRLSGGEKQRLAIARLLLKAPPIVVLDEATAHLDSESEVAVQRALRTALSGRTSLVIAHRLSTIREADRILVVSGGGIAEQGTHQELLLRDGVYAELYRTQFAWQPETPGDGQLATR; this is encoded by the coding sequence ATGACTCCCAACGTCAGTTGGCAGACCATGCAGTCCTTCGCCAGCGACAGTTCGGTGACCCGGCAGAAGCTGGCTCCCGGTCTCGGCAGGCGCATCGTCGGCTACGCCCGCCCGTACGTGGCCGACATCGTGCCGTTCCTCGTGCTGGTGGCGGTCGCGGCGGTACTCGGGATCGTCACGCCGTTGCTGTTCAAGGCGATCATCGACAACGGCATCGTGCCGCGTGACATGGCGGTCGTGGGATGGCTGGCGGGAGCCGTCGCCGCCGTCGCGGTGCTCGAGGCCGTCTTCTCCCTGATGCAGCGCTGGTACTCGGCGAAACTCGGCGAGGGTCTCATCTACGACCTGCGGCGCGAGGTGTTCGCGCACGTCCAGCGGATGCCGGTGGCGTTCTTCGTGCGGGCCCAGACCGGCTCGTTGGTGAGCAGGCTCAACACCGACGTCATCGGCGCGCAACGGGCCCTGACGAGCACGCTGTCCTCGGTCGTGTCGAACGTGCTCAGCCTCGTGCTGGTGCTCGGCGCGATGTTCGCCCTGTCCTGGCAGATCACGCTCATCGCGCTGGCGCTGCTGCCGTTGTTCCTGCTGCCGGTGCGGTGGGTCGGCTCGCGGTTGCAGCGCGTGACCCGCGAGCAGATGCGCACCGACGCCGAGATGAGCTCGCTCATGACCGAGCGGTTCGGCGTCGCCGGGGCGATGCTCACCAAGCTCTACGGCCGGGCCGACGACGAGCGCGACGGCTTCTCGCGGCGCGCCTCGCGGGTGCGCGACCTCGGCGTCATCTCGGCCATGTACACGCGCGTGTTCACGGTGGCCCTGACGCTGCTGGCCGCCCTGGCCACGGCCGTGGTGTACGGGCTCGGCGGCGTGCTCGTCATCTCCGACGCCTTCGAACTAGGCACGCTGGTCGCACTCGCCGCGCTGCTGAGCAGGCTCTACGGCCCGCTGACGGCCCTGTCGAACGTGCACGTCGACATCATGACCGCGCTGGTCAGCTTCGACCGGGTGTTCGAGGTGCTCGACCTCGAGCCGCAGGTGCGGGACGCCCCGGACGCCAAGGATCTGCCCGCCGACACCGCGACCGTCGAGTTCGACTCGGTGTCGTTCCAGTACCCGGGCTCCGACGAGATCTCGCTCGCGTCGCTGGAATCGGTCGCGCGCAGCGAGAACACCCCGCCGAACCCGGTGTTGCACGACGTCTCCTTCACCGCCGGGCGCGGTGAGATGATCGCACTGGTCGGCCCGTCGGGTGCGGGCAAGACCACGATCACCCATCTCGCCGGGCGGCTCTACGACGCCACGTCGGGCACCGTCCGCATCGGCGGCGAAGATGTCCGCGACGTCCGGCTCACCTCGCTCTACGACCACGTCGGGGTCGTCACCCAGGAGCCGCACCTGTTCCACGACTCGATCCGCGACAACCTCCGCTACGCCAGGCCGGAGGCCACCGACGCCGACCTCGTGGAGGCGCTGCGGACCGCCCAGCTCGGCCACCTGCTCGACGAGCTGCCCGACGGCCTCGGCACCGTGGTCGGCGACCGCGGCTACCGACTCTCCGGCGGCGAGAAGCAGCGGCTCGCGATCGCACGGCTGTTGTTGAAGGCACCGCCGATCGTGGTGCTCGACGAGGCCACCGCGCACCTGGACTCGGAGTCCGAGGTCGCCGTGCAGCGGGCGCTGCGCACCGCGTTGTCCGGAAGGACATCCCTGGTCATCGCGCACCGGTTGTCCACGATTCGCGAAGCCGACCGCATCCTCGTGGTCTCCGGTGGCGGGATCGCAGAGCAGGGCACGCATCAGGAGCTGCTGCTGCGCGACGGGGTGTACGCCGAGCTGTACCGCACCCAGTTCGCCTGGCAGCCGGAGACGCCCGGCGACGGTCAGCTCGCCACACGCTGA
- a CDS encoding putative quinol monooxygenase, with protein MVTVGLMVRVEAKPGMESEVESFLRDALPLAEEEPDTVAWFATRLGQSTFGIFDVFPDDEGRRTHLAGPIAEALSERTDDLLAEPPTIEHLDVLAHKLPG; from the coding sequence ATGGTCACCGTGGGCCTGATGGTGCGGGTGGAAGCCAAGCCGGGGATGGAATCGGAGGTGGAGAGTTTCCTGCGGGACGCGCTGCCGCTGGCCGAGGAGGAACCCGACACGGTCGCCTGGTTCGCCACCCGGCTCGGCCAGTCCACGTTCGGGATCTTCGACGTCTTCCCCGACGACGAAGGACGGCGTACCCACTTGGCGGGGCCGATCGCGGAAGCACTCAGTGAACGCACCGACGACCTGCTGGCCGAGCCGCCGACGATCGAACACCTCGACGTCCTCGCCCACAAGCTGCCGGGATGA
- a CDS encoding dihydrolipoamide acetyltransferase family protein has protein sequence MTGVATDQVFLLPDLGEGLTEAEVLVWKVSVGDRVTVDQHVVEVETAKAAVEVPCPYAGEVTALHAEAGTLLEVGKPLITIAAESSSTPEPRSSQHGQHREEEKAGSGNVLIGYGTGHGGPRRRRARVGSAPTAQPVPTQGTDSASYPAATTAPATAGQPRVLSPVVRKLARHHDVDLATVRASGPGGVIVRADVERAIAEATSVRSATASTPGETRTPLRGMRGAVAEKLSRSRREIPDATTWVDLDATALLEARTAMREAGADVGLLALFARICVAGLRRFPELNSTVDVERNEIVRYGHVNLGFAAQTDRGLLVPVIRDAHDMTTEQLAVAIRELTDLARSGALAPEQLSGGTFTLNNYGVFGVDGSTPIINHPEAALLGIGRIVDKPWAHRGELALRKVTQASLSFDHRVCDGGVAGGFLRYVGDCIENPITLLSGL, from the coding sequence GTGACCGGGGTGGCGACCGATCAGGTGTTCCTGCTTCCCGACCTGGGAGAGGGATTGACCGAGGCCGAGGTTCTGGTGTGGAAGGTCTCGGTGGGGGACCGGGTCACCGTCGACCAGCACGTCGTCGAGGTGGAGACCGCGAAAGCCGCAGTGGAGGTGCCTTGTCCGTACGCGGGTGAGGTGACCGCGTTGCACGCCGAGGCGGGGACATTGCTGGAGGTCGGCAAGCCGCTGATCACGATCGCGGCGGAGTCGAGCTCGACCCCGGAGCCGAGGAGTTCGCAGCATGGGCAGCATCGTGAGGAAGAGAAGGCGGGCTCCGGCAACGTCCTGATCGGGTACGGCACCGGGCACGGTGGTCCGCGTCGGCGACGGGCGCGGGTGGGTTCCGCACCGACCGCGCAGCCAGTGCCCACGCAGGGGACGGACTCGGCCAGCTACCCCGCTGCGACAACGGCGCCGGCCACCGCCGGGCAGCCGCGCGTGCTCTCGCCGGTGGTGCGCAAGCTCGCGCGGCACCACGACGTCGACCTCGCGACGGTGCGGGCGAGCGGTCCTGGCGGGGTGATCGTGCGTGCGGACGTGGAGCGAGCGATCGCCGAGGCCACGAGCGTGCGGTCCGCAACCGCGAGCACGCCGGGTGAGACCCGCACACCGCTGCGAGGGATGCGCGGCGCCGTCGCCGAGAAGCTCTCGCGCAGCCGCCGCGAGATTCCCGACGCCACCACCTGGGTCGATCTCGACGCGACCGCGCTGCTGGAGGCGCGGACGGCGATGCGTGAGGCCGGTGCCGACGTCGGCCTGCTCGCGTTGTTCGCCCGGATCTGCGTCGCAGGGCTGCGTCGGTTCCCCGAACTGAACTCGACGGTCGACGTCGAGCGTAACGAGATCGTCCGCTACGGGCACGTCAACCTGGGCTTCGCCGCGCAAACCGACCGCGGCCTGCTCGTCCCCGTCATCCGCGACGCCCACGACATGACCACCGAGCAGCTCGCCGTCGCGATCCGCGAACTCACCGACCTCGCCCGCAGCGGGGCCCTGGCTCCGGAGCAGCTCTCCGGTGGCACGTTTACGCTGAACAACTACGGCGTGTTCGGGGTGGACGGGTCGACGCCGATCATCAACCACCCGGAGGCGGCGCTGCTCGGGATCGGTCGCATCGTCGACAAGCCGTGGGCCCACCGCGGCGAACTCGCGCTGCGAAAGGTCACGCAGGCGTCGCTGAGCTTCGACCACCGGGTCTGCGACGGCGGCGTCGCCGGCGGCTTCCTGCGCTACGTCGGCGACTGCATCGAGAATCCGATCACCCTGCTCAGCGGCCTCTGA
- a CDS encoding alpha-ketoacid dehydrogenase subunit beta — MPAVSMAHALNQALRDAIGADDGVVVFGEDVGELGGVFRVTDGLASSFGEDRCFDTPLAEAGIVGFAVGMAMAGYRPVVEMQFDAFSYPALEQIVSHVAKTRNRTRGAVTLPMVIRIPFAGGIGGVEHHCDASEAFFAHTPGLKVVTPSSASDAYSLLREAIDDPDPVVFLEPKKLYWTKEELTLPASTEGFGRAVVRRSGRDATLLAYGPSVPVAMESAAAAASEGWDVEVVDLRTLVPLDDETMTASVRRTGRCVVLQEAQGFAGVGAEIASRVQERCFHSLHAPVLRVSGFDVPYPPPKAEHVHLPGVDRVLDAIARLQWDDAPDTTWVPEQRELAGGKA; from the coding sequence ATGCCTGCGGTGAGCATGGCGCACGCACTCAACCAGGCGCTGCGCGACGCGATCGGCGCCGACGACGGAGTCGTCGTGTTCGGTGAGGACGTCGGGGAGCTCGGCGGCGTGTTCCGGGTGACCGACGGGCTGGCGAGTTCGTTCGGCGAGGACCGGTGTTTCGACACGCCGCTGGCGGAGGCGGGGATCGTCGGCTTCGCTGTCGGGATGGCGATGGCCGGCTACCGGCCGGTCGTGGAGATGCAGTTCGACGCGTTCTCGTACCCGGCGCTCGAGCAGATCGTCTCGCACGTGGCGAAGACGCGGAACCGCACGCGTGGCGCGGTGACGCTGCCCATGGTCATCCGTATCCCGTTCGCGGGCGGGATCGGCGGCGTGGAGCACCACTGCGACGCGAGTGAGGCGTTCTTCGCGCACACCCCCGGTCTCAAGGTGGTCACACCGTCGAGCGCCTCCGACGCGTACTCCCTGCTGCGCGAGGCGATCGACGACCCCGACCCGGTCGTGTTCCTGGAGCCGAAGAAGCTGTACTGGACCAAGGAGGAGCTCACGCTGCCCGCGAGCACCGAGGGGTTCGGCCGGGCGGTCGTGCGTCGCAGCGGCCGGGACGCGACGTTGCTGGCGTACGGCCCGTCGGTTCCGGTGGCGATGGAGTCCGCCGCTGCCGCCGCGTCGGAAGGCTGGGACGTCGAGGTCGTCGACCTGCGCACCCTCGTGCCGCTCGACGACGAAACGATGACCGCCTCGGTGCGCCGCACGGGTCGTTGCGTGGTGCTGCAGGAAGCGCAGGGGTTCGCCGGAGTCGGCGCCGAGATCGCCTCGCGGGTACAGGAACGGTGTTTTCACTCGCTGCACGCGCCGGTGCTCCGGGTCTCCGGCTTTGACGTGCCCTATCCGCCGCCGAAGGCCGAGCACGTGCACCTGCCGGGCGTGGACCGTGTGCTGGACGCGATCGCTCGGTTGCAATGGGACGACGCGCCGGACACGACGTGGGTCCCTGAGCAGCGCGAACTCGCGGGAGGCAAGGCGTGA
- the pdhA gene encoding pyruvate dehydrogenase (acetyl-transferring) E1 component subunit alpha: MSTQVSAAAVADRLLPSASPVRLLDDATPAGYARDYAMPSEQRLRSAYRAMVIGRRFDTQATALTKQGKLAVYPSSRGQEACQIAAAASLRDDDWLFPTYRDTMSLVSRGLDPIEVLTLLRGTWHCGYDSQATKTAPQCTPLATQSLHAVGLAHGQARKGRDSVALAMLGDGATSEGDFHEALNFAAVFRAPVVFLVQNNGWAISVPLAKQSAAPTLAHKGVGYGVPAEQVDGNDVAAMTSVLDTAVEHARSGGGPFLIEAHTYRLEAHTNADDATRYREDTEVEQWRGRDPLERAERYLRARGCLGDEDVRGFAEEAEEFAGSVRARMQQEPEVAPLEIFEHVFGELTPQLQEQRAQVVAEQAAEAMSEEDR; encoded by the coding sequence ATGTCGACCCAGGTGTCCGCGGCCGCGGTGGCGGATCGGTTGCTCCCCTCGGCGTCCCCCGTGCGGTTGCTGGACGACGCGACGCCCGCGGGCTACGCGCGGGACTACGCGATGCCGTCGGAGCAGCGGCTGCGAAGTGCGTATCGGGCGATGGTGATCGGACGACGGTTCGACACCCAGGCCACGGCGCTGACGAAGCAGGGCAAGCTCGCGGTCTATCCGTCCTCGCGTGGTCAGGAGGCGTGCCAGATCGCCGCCGCCGCGAGCCTGCGGGACGACGACTGGCTGTTCCCGACCTACCGCGACACGATGTCGCTCGTCTCGCGAGGTCTGGATCCGATCGAGGTACTGACGTTGCTCCGCGGGACCTGGCACTGCGGATACGACTCACAGGCGACGAAGACCGCTCCGCAGTGCACCCCGCTGGCGACCCAGTCGTTGCACGCCGTCGGACTCGCACACGGGCAGGCCCGCAAGGGACGGGACTCGGTCGCGTTGGCGATGCTCGGGGACGGTGCGACGAGCGAGGGCGACTTCCACGAGGCGCTGAACTTCGCCGCGGTCTTCCGGGCGCCGGTCGTGTTCCTGGTGCAGAACAACGGGTGGGCGATCAGCGTGCCGCTGGCCAAGCAGAGCGCAGCGCCGACCCTCGCGCACAAGGGCGTCGGCTACGGCGTGCCTGCCGAACAGGTCGACGGCAACGACGTCGCGGCGATGACGTCAGTGCTGGACACCGCAGTCGAACATGCCCGGTCCGGTGGCGGTCCGTTCCTGATCGAGGCGCACACCTACCGGCTGGAGGCGCACACCAACGCCGACGACGCCACCCGGTACCGAGAGGACACCGAGGTCGAGCAGTGGCGAGGACGCGACCCGCTGGAGCGTGCCGAACGCTACCTCCGAGCGCGGGGGTGTCTCGGCGACGAGGACGTGCGCGGGTTCGCCGAGGAGGCCGAGGAGTTCGCGGGTTCGGTACGGGCGCGGATGCAGCAGGAGCCGGAAGTGGCTCCGCTGGAGATCTTCGAGCACGTGTTCGGTGAGTTGACGCCGCAGCTGCAGGAGCAGCGGGCGCAGGTGGTGGCCGAGCAGGCCGCCGAGGCCATGAGCGAGGAGGACCGCTGA
- a CDS encoding Lrp/AsnC family transcriptional regulator, producing MAIRSSGRGGSGQDRAGRPAPGRDELDNTIIEELTRDGRQSVRALAGRLNLSRSSVHARVERLVQDGVVAGFSARIDPAAAGLGTSAFVGLSIEQNAWREVSARLAAMRHVEHVTLISGEFDVLVLVRTEDNASLRDLVFHDIQSLPGVTASRTWLIFDEFDMTHPPLH from the coding sequence ATGGCGATCCGTTCGTCCGGCCGAGGCGGTTCCGGCCAGGACCGCGCCGGACGTCCGGCACCCGGACGTGACGAGCTCGACAACACGATCATCGAGGAACTCACCCGGGACGGACGTCAGTCGGTCCGCGCCCTCGCAGGCAGGCTCAACCTCTCCCGCAGCAGCGTCCACGCCCGGGTCGAACGGCTCGTCCAGGACGGTGTCGTCGCCGGGTTCAGTGCCCGCATCGACCCCGCCGCGGCCGGACTCGGCACCTCGGCCTTCGTCGGGCTCTCCATCGAGCAGAACGCGTGGCGGGAGGTATCGGCCCGACTCGCGGCCATGCGCCACGTCGAGCACGTCACGCTGATCTCCGGCGAGTTCGACGTCCTCGTGCTGGTCCGGACCGAGGACAACGCGTCACTGCGCGACCTCGTCTTCCACGACATCCAGTCGCTGCCCGGTGTCACCGCCAGCCGCACCTGGCTGATCTT